One window of Streptomyces sp. SUK 48 genomic DNA carries:
- the dop gene encoding depupylase/deamidase Dop gives MTVRRVMGIETEYGISVPGHPNANAMLTSSQIVNAYAAAMHRARRARWDFEEENPLRDARGFDLARESADASQLTDEDIGLANVILTNGARLYVDHAHPEYSAPEVTNPRDAVLWDKAGERIMAEAAERAAQLPGAQPIHLYKNNTDNKGASYGTHENYLMRRETPFSDIVRHLTPFFVSRQVFAGAGRVGIGQDGHEHGFQLSQRADYFEVEVGLETTLKRPIINTRDEPHADAEKYRRLHVIIGDANLSEISTYLKLGTTSLVLAMIEDGFIAVDLAVDQPVRTLHQVSHDPSLKHLVTLRSGRTLTAVQLQMEYYELARKYVEERHGADADEQTRDVLSRWEDTLTRLENDPMSLAGELDWVAKRELMEGYRRRDDLDWDAARLHLVDLQYADVRPEKGLYNRLAARGRMKRLLDESEVERARTKPPEDTRAYFRGRCLEQYADDVAAASWDSVIFDLPGRDSLQRVPTLEPLRGTRNHVKELLDRCRTAEDLVRVLSGG, from the coding sequence ATGACCGTACGGCGAGTAATGGGCATCGAGACGGAGTACGGCATCTCCGTCCCCGGCCATCCCAACGCCAATGCCATGCTCACCTCGTCCCAGATCGTCAACGCCTACGCGGCGGCGATGCACCGGGCCCGCCGGGCCCGCTGGGACTTCGAGGAGGAGAACCCGCTGCGCGACGCGCGAGGCTTCGACCTCGCCCGGGAATCCGCCGACGCCAGCCAGCTCACCGACGAGGACATCGGCCTCGCCAACGTGATCCTCACCAACGGCGCGCGACTCTACGTCGACCACGCCCACCCCGAATACAGCGCCCCCGAGGTCACCAACCCCCGCGACGCCGTCCTGTGGGACAAGGCCGGCGAACGCATCATGGCCGAGGCCGCCGAACGAGCCGCCCAGCTCCCCGGCGCCCAGCCCATCCACCTCTACAAGAACAACACCGACAACAAGGGCGCCTCCTACGGCACCCACGAGAACTACCTCATGCGGCGCGAGACCCCGTTCTCGGACATCGTGCGCCACCTGACGCCCTTCTTCGTCTCCCGCCAGGTCTTCGCCGGCGCCGGCCGCGTCGGCATCGGCCAGGACGGCCACGAACACGGCTTCCAGCTGAGCCAGCGCGCCGACTACTTCGAGGTCGAGGTCGGCCTGGAGACCACCCTCAAGCGCCCCATCATCAACACCCGCGACGAACCCCACGCGGACGCCGAGAAGTACCGCCGCCTGCACGTGATCATCGGCGACGCCAACCTCTCGGAGATCTCCACCTACCTCAAACTCGGCACCACCTCCCTGGTCCTCGCCATGATCGAGGACGGCTTCATCGCGGTCGACCTGGCCGTGGACCAGCCGGTCCGCACCCTCCACCAGGTCTCCCACGACCCCAGCCTCAAGCACCTGGTCACCCTTCGCAGCGGGCGCACACTCACCGCCGTACAGCTCCAGATGGAGTACTACGAGCTGGCCCGCAAATACGTCGAGGAACGCCACGGAGCCGACGCCGACGAGCAGACCAGGGACGTCCTCAGCCGCTGGGAGGACACCCTCACCCGGCTGGAGAACGACCCCATGAGCCTCGCCGGCGAACTGGACTGGGTCGCCAAGCGCGAACTCATGGAGGGCTACCGCCGCCGCGACGACCTCGACTGGGACGCCGCCCGGCTGCACCTGGTCGACCTCCAGTACGCCGACGTACGGCCCGAGAAGGGCCTGTACAACCGCCTGGCGGCCCGCGGCCGGATGAAGCGCCTGCTGGACGAGTCCGAGGTCGAGCGGGCGCGCACCAAGCCGCCGGAGGACACCCGGGCGTACTTCCGCGGCCGCTGCCTGGAGCAGTACGCCGACGACGTCGCCGCGGCCAGCTGGGACTCGGTCATCTTCGACCTCCCCGGGCGGGACTCCCTCCAGCGCGTTCCAACCCTGGAACCGCTACGCGGAACGCGAAATCACGTCAAAGAGCTCCTGGACCGCTGCCGTACCGCGGAAGACCTGGTCAGGGTCCTGTCGGGCGGGTGA
- a CDS encoding FKBP-type peptidyl-prolyl cis-trans isomerase: MNIEKPEIDFPEGEAPKDLEIKDIWEGEGPVAQAGQTVTVHYVGVAFSTGEEFDASWNRNSPFRFPLGGGRVIAGWDRGVQGMKVGGRRQLTIPAHLAYGDQSPTPAIKPGETLIFVVDLLAV, translated from the coding sequence GTGAACATCGAGAAGCCCGAGATCGACTTCCCCGAGGGCGAGGCCCCGAAGGACCTTGAGATCAAGGACATCTGGGAGGGCGAGGGGCCGGTCGCGCAGGCGGGTCAGACCGTGACCGTGCATTACGTCGGTGTCGCCTTCAGCACCGGTGAGGAGTTCGACGCCAGCTGGAACCGGAACTCCCCGTTCCGCTTCCCGCTGGGTGGCGGCCGCGTCATCGCGGGCTGGGACCGCGGTGTGCAGGGCATGAAGGTCGGTGGCCGGCGCCAGCTGACCATCCCGGCCCACCTCGCCTACGGCGACCAGAGCCCGACCCCGGCGATCAAGCCGGGCGAGACGCTGATCTTCGTGGTGGACCTGCTCGCGGTCTGA
- a CDS encoding MFS transporter has product MATGYLEILRARHALRLLTGTLLGRLPNATAAIALVLFVRASGGTYSLAGALAAVYGVANAVGQPVLGRLVDLYGQPRVQLPAAVLAALSMTVFAFAGTGSLPVAYAAVAASGLCAPPLEGGLRALWPSVLRGEEQVHSAYAMDAVAQEVMFTVGPLLVTVCAAVWDARAALLVLNVLGVLGALSVVVSAPSRAWRSAPREAHWLGALRSPGLLVLLGAFLFVGMALGSITVASVSYADAHGGDAVYGWLMAGLGLGALVGGSVYGARQWAGVPERRLRVLVALLAVCYLPLMLMPGAVAMVLLSVVSGVFLAPCIACAFILVDRHAPRGTVTEAFSWLVTTFTVGASVGTGLAGPVVQAGGTVWGFAVPGAAGAVSLLVLLATGRVLAAPVRGAVVAASSENDPNRAVEPRFSSTDRA; this is encoded by the coding sequence ATGGCCACGGGTTATCTGGAGATACTCCGGGCGCGGCATGCGCTGCGGCTGCTGACGGGCACGTTGCTGGGCCGGTTGCCCAATGCGACGGCGGCGATCGCCCTGGTGCTGTTCGTGCGGGCGTCGGGCGGTACGTACAGCCTGGCGGGCGCGCTGGCGGCGGTGTACGGCGTCGCGAACGCGGTGGGGCAGCCGGTGCTGGGCCGGCTGGTGGATCTGTACGGGCAGCCGCGGGTGCAGCTGCCCGCGGCGGTGCTGGCGGCGTTGTCGATGACGGTGTTCGCGTTCGCGGGCACCGGTTCGCTGCCGGTGGCGTATGCGGCGGTGGCGGCCTCGGGGCTGTGCGCGCCGCCGCTGGAGGGCGGGCTGCGGGCGTTGTGGCCGTCGGTGCTGCGGGGTGAGGAGCAGGTGCACTCGGCGTACGCGATGGACGCGGTGGCGCAGGAGGTCATGTTCACGGTGGGGCCGCTGCTGGTGACGGTGTGCGCGGCGGTGTGGGACGCGCGGGCGGCGCTGCTGGTGCTGAATGTGCTGGGGGTGCTGGGCGCGTTGTCGGTGGTGGTGTCGGCGCCGTCGCGGGCGTGGCGGTCGGCGCCGCGGGAGGCGCACTGGCTGGGTGCGCTGCGTTCGCCGGGGTTGCTGGTGCTGCTGGGGGCGTTCCTGTTCGTGGGGATGGCGCTGGGTTCGATCACGGTGGCGTCGGTGTCGTACGCGGACGCTCATGGCGGGGACGCGGTGTACGGCTGGTTGATGGCGGGGCTGGGGCTGGGTGCCCTGGTGGGTGGTTCGGTGTACGGGGCGCGGCAGTGGGCGGGGGTGCCGGAGCGGCGACTGCGGGTGCTGGTGGCGCTTCTGGCGGTGTGTTATCTGCCGTTGATGCTGATGCCGGGTGCGGTGGCGATGGTGCTGCTGTCGGTGGTGTCGGGGGTGTTCCTGGCGCCGTGCATCGCGTGTGCGTTCATCCTGGTGGACCGGCACGCGCCGCGGGGGACGGTCACGGAGGCGTTCTCGTGGCTGGTGACGACGTTCACGGTGGGTGCGTCGGTGGGTACGGGCCTCGCGGGGCCGGTGGTCCAGGCCGGTGGCACGGTGTGGGGTTTCGCGGTGCCGGGTGCGGCGGGGGCGGTGTCGTTGCTGGTGTTGCTGGCGACGGGGCGGGTCCTCGCAGCTCCTGTGCGGGGCGCGGTGGTTGCGGCCTCATCGGAAAATGATCCAAATCGTGCTGTCGAACCCCGTTTCAGCTCAACGGATCGGGCGTAA
- the prcA gene encoding proteasome subunit alpha, with the protein MSTPFYVSPQQAMADRAEYARKGIARGRSLVVMQYADGIVFVGENPSRALHKFSEIYDRIGFAAAGKYNEYENLRIGGVRYADLRGYTYDRDDVTARGLANVYAQTLGTIFSSAAEKPYEVELVVAEVGETPEGDQIYRLPHDGSIVDEHGSVAVGGNAEQISNFLDQRHQDGMSLAEALKLAVQALSRDTNGGEREIPAERLEVAVLDRTRPQKRKFKRIVGRQLARLLEAGGAAAVSGGSEESDDAE; encoded by the coding sequence GTGTCGACGCCGTTCTATGTCTCACCTCAGCAGGCGATGGCCGACCGGGCGGAGTACGCCCGCAAGGGCATCGCTCGTGGCCGCAGCCTGGTGGTCATGCAGTACGCCGACGGCATCGTGTTCGTCGGCGAGAACCCGTCCCGCGCGCTGCACAAGTTCAGCGAGATCTACGACCGGATCGGCTTCGCGGCGGCCGGTAAGTACAACGAGTACGAGAATCTGCGCATCGGCGGTGTCCGTTACGCCGATCTGCGTGGCTACACGTACGACCGGGACGATGTGACGGCCCGCGGTCTGGCCAATGTGTACGCCCAGACGCTGGGCACCATCTTCTCCTCGGCGGCCGAGAAGCCGTACGAGGTGGAGCTGGTGGTGGCGGAGGTGGGGGAGACCCCGGAGGGCGACCAGATCTACCGGCTGCCGCACGACGGTTCCATCGTGGACGAGCACGGTTCGGTCGCGGTGGGTGGCAACGCGGAGCAGATCAGCAACTTCCTGGACCAGCGGCACCAGGACGGGATGAGTCTGGCCGAGGCGCTGAAGCTGGCCGTGCAGGCGCTGTCGCGGGACACGAACGGCGGTGAGCGGGAGATTCCGGCGGAGCGCCTGGAGGTCGCGGTGCTGGACCGTACGCGGCCGCAGAAGCGGAAGTTCAAGCGGATCGTGGGCCGTCAGCTGGCGCGGCTGCTGGAGGCGGGCGGCGCGGCCGCGGTGTCGGGCGGCTCGGAGGAGTCCGACGACGCGGAGTAG
- the pafA gene encoding Pup--protein ligase → MDRRIFGLENEYGVTCTFRGQRRLSPDEVARYLFRRVVSWGRSSNVFLRNGARLYLDVGSHPEYATPECDNVIELVTHDKAGERILEGLLVDAERRLHEEGIAGDVYLFKNNTDSAGNSYGCHENYLVARHGEFSRLADILIPFLVTRQLLCGAGKVLQTPRGAVYCVSQRAEHIWEGVSSATTRSRPIINTRDEPHADAERYRRLHVIVGDSNMSETTMLLKVGATDLVLRMIEAGTVMRDLTLENPIRAIREVSHDITGRRKVRLASGREASALEVQREYFDKAVDFCDRRGIRTGTVERVLELWGRTLDAIESEELDRIETEIDWVMKYKLIERYRAKHNMTMSHPRVAQIDLAYHDIHRRRGLYYLLEKKGQAARVCDDVRIFEGKSVPPQTTRARLRGDFIRRAQEQRRDFTVDWVHLKLNDQAQRTVLCKDPFRSVDDRVEKLIAGM, encoded by the coding sequence ATGGACCGCCGCATTTTCGGGCTGGAGAACGAGTACGGCGTCACGTGCACGTTCAGGGGACAGCGCCGCCTGTCGCCTGACGAGGTGGCGCGGTACCTCTTCCGCCGTGTCGTGTCATGGGGCCGCAGCAGCAATGTCTTTCTGCGGAACGGCGCCCGGCTGTATCTCGACGTGGGCTCACATCCGGAATACGCGACACCCGAGTGTGACAATGTGATCGAACTGGTCACCCACGACAAGGCCGGCGAGCGCATTCTCGAGGGACTCCTGGTGGACGCGGAACGACGCCTGCACGAGGAGGGAATCGCGGGCGACGTCTACCTCTTCAAGAACAACACCGATTCGGCGGGGAACTCGTACGGCTGCCATGAGAACTATCTGGTGGCGCGGCACGGCGAGTTCTCCCGGCTCGCGGACATTCTGATCCCGTTCCTGGTCACGCGGCAGTTGCTGTGCGGCGCGGGGAAGGTGCTGCAGACCCCGCGGGGTGCCGTGTACTGCGTGAGTCAGCGGGCCGAGCACATCTGGGAGGGCGTGTCGTCGGCGACGACGCGTTCCCGGCCGATCATCAACACCCGTGACGAGCCGCACGCGGACGCGGAGCGCTACCGCCGGCTGCATGTCATCGTGGGCGACTCGAACATGTCGGAGACGACGATGCTGCTGAAGGTCGGGGCGACCGACCTGGTGCTGCGGATGATCGAGGCGGGCACGGTGATGCGTGATCTGACCCTGGAGAACCCGATCCGGGCGATCCGCGAGGTCAGTCATGACATCACGGGGCGGCGCAAGGTGCGTCTGGCCAGTGGCCGGGAGGCGTCGGCGCTGGAGGTGCAGCGCGAGTACTTCGACAAGGCGGTGGACTTCTGCGACCGCCGCGGGATCCGTACGGGGACGGTCGAGCGGGTCCTGGAGCTGTGGGGCCGGACCCTGGACGCGATCGAGTCGGAGGAGCTGGACCGGATCGAGACCGAGATCGACTGGGTGATGAAGTACAAGCTCATCGAGCGGTACCGGGCCAAGCACAACATGACGATGTCGCATCCGCGGGTCGCGCAGATAGACCTCGCGTATCACGACATCCACCGTCGGCGCGGGTTGTACTACCTGCTGGAGAAGAAGGGTCAGGCGGCGCGCGTCTGCGATGACGTGCGGATCTTCGAGGGCAAGTCGGTTCCGCCGCAGACGACTCGGGCGCGGCTGCGCGGTGACTTCATCCGGCGGGCGCAGGAGCAGCGCCGGGACTTCACGGTGGACTGGGTGCATCTGAAGCTCAACGACCAGGCGCAGCGGACCGTGTTGTGCAAGGACCCGTTCCGTTCGGTGGACGACCGGGTGGAGAAGCTGATCGCCGGAATGTAG
- a CDS encoding WYL domain-containing protein, with translation MAGKPARTVNAIDQTRRMLSLVTYLRERPGARIADVARAFGITEDELVADLDLLPMCGTSFRGGDLLDIDTDGERIWWHNPAALGEEAAEPLRLAADEATALLVAARAVATLPGLREGDRQALLRATAKVETAAGEAAGASSRLSVTFESEGGVFADVDRAISERRRLWIRYYSPARDEVTEREIDPIRLVSVGHTYVEAWCRRSEARRTFRLDRVAEIRILDEPSAPPEVELRDLSEALVQPAAEDPEVVIEVGPGGRWVAEYYPHDSAEELSDGGLRITLRTPEPASLRRLALRLGRDGRIVSPPELADSARRAAGEALAAYDVPPGPAPDAAGARG, from the coding sequence GTGGCAGGCAAACCGGCCAGGACGGTCAACGCCATCGACCAGACGCGGCGGATGCTCTCCCTGGTGACGTATCTGCGCGAGCGGCCCGGTGCCCGGATCGCGGACGTGGCCCGCGCCTTCGGGATCACCGAGGACGAGCTGGTCGCCGACCTCGATCTGCTGCCGATGTGCGGGACCAGTTTCCGCGGCGGCGATCTGCTGGACATCGACACCGACGGCGAGCGGATCTGGTGGCACAACCCGGCCGCGCTGGGCGAGGAGGCCGCGGAGCCGCTGCGGCTGGCCGCCGACGAGGCCACCGCCCTGCTGGTGGCCGCCCGCGCCGTGGCCACCCTGCCGGGGCTGCGCGAGGGCGACCGGCAGGCGCTGCTGCGGGCCACCGCCAAGGTGGAGACGGCGGCGGGCGAGGCCGCGGGCGCCAGCTCCCGGCTGTCGGTGACCTTCGAGTCGGAGGGCGGTGTCTTCGCGGACGTGGACCGCGCCATCTCCGAGCGCCGCCGGCTGTGGATCCGCTACTACTCCCCGGCCCGCGACGAGGTCACCGAGCGCGAGATCGACCCGATCCGCCTGGTCAGCGTCGGCCACACCTATGTCGAGGCGTGGTGCCGCCGCTCCGAGGCCCGGCGGACCTTCCGGCTCGACCGGGTCGCCGAGATCCGCATCCTGGACGAGCCGTCCGCGCCGCCCGAGGTGGAGCTGCGCGACCTGTCCGAGGCGCTGGTGCAGCCCGCCGCCGAGGACCCCGAGGTGGTCATCGAGGTGGGGCCCGGCGGCCGCTGGGTCGCCGAGTACTACCCGCACGACAGCGCCGAGGAGCTGTCCGACGGCGGGCTGCGCATCACCCTGCGCACCCCCGAGCCGGCCTCCCTGCGCCGGCTGGCGCTGCGCCTGGGCCGTGACGGCCGGATCGTCTCGCCGCCCGAGCTGGCCGACAGCGCCCGCCGCGCGGCCGGCGAGGCGCTGGCGGCGTACGACGTCCCGCCCGGCCCGGCGCCGGACGCCGCGGGGGCGCGCGGATGA
- a CDS encoding WYL domain-containing protein produces MAIAKAERLMNLALCLLGARRPLSKRELRDSIEAYVEAARPDKGASARSEKGGSGSDDSFNRMFERDKDDLRELGLVIETVENLDGEVGYLARRDSNRLPPITLDAEEAAALGLAAKVWQQARLAGAASGALQKLRAAGLPEEVDPYEGHAALEPRIPVHEAAFEPLMLACRDRRPVLFDYRKASAAHPEPRHVEPWALECWRGHWYLAGFDRDRGAERVFRLSRITGRVRSRGTGFTAPVPDVVTVRETVAGWAGETADRSALIRLRSGAGYPLRAKAAKVRELGDGWDELEIPYGHGLDAWLVEFGPDVVVVEPAELRADVVDRLRAVAKG; encoded by the coding sequence ATGGCCATTGCCAAGGCCGAGCGGCTGATGAACCTCGCGCTGTGTCTGCTCGGCGCACGGCGGCCGCTCAGCAAGCGCGAGCTGCGCGACTCCATCGAGGCATATGTCGAGGCCGCGAGGCCGGACAAGGGCGCGTCCGCGCGGTCCGAAAAGGGCGGGAGCGGCAGCGACGACTCCTTCAACCGGATGTTCGAGCGCGACAAGGACGATCTGCGCGAGCTGGGCCTGGTGATCGAGACCGTCGAGAACCTCGACGGCGAGGTCGGCTATCTTGCCCGCCGCGACAGCAACCGGCTGCCGCCCATCACGCTGGACGCCGAGGAGGCCGCCGCCCTGGGCCTGGCCGCCAAGGTCTGGCAGCAGGCCCGGCTCGCCGGTGCCGCCAGCGGCGCGCTGCAGAAGCTGCGCGCGGCCGGGCTGCCCGAGGAGGTCGACCCCTACGAGGGGCATGCCGCGCTGGAGCCGCGCATCCCGGTGCACGAGGCCGCCTTCGAGCCGCTGATGCTGGCCTGCCGTGACCGCCGCCCGGTCCTGTTCGACTACCGCAAGGCGTCCGCCGCCCACCCCGAGCCCCGGCATGTCGAGCCGTGGGCGCTGGAGTGCTGGCGCGGCCACTGGTACCTGGCCGGCTTCGACCGGGACCGGGGCGCCGAGCGGGTCTTCCGGCTGTCCCGGATCACCGGCAGGGTCCGCTCGCGCGGTACGGGCTTCACCGCGCCGGTGCCCGACGTGGTCACCGTGCGCGAGACCGTGGCGGGCTGGGCCGGTGAGACGGCCGACCGTTCGGCGCTGATCCGGCTGCGGTCCGGCGCCGGGTACCCGCTGCGGGCGAAGGCCGCGAAGGTGCGGGAGCTCGGGGACGGCTGGGACGAGCTGGAGATTCCGTACGGCCATGGCCTGGACGCCTGGCTGGTGGAGTTCGGGCCGGACGTGGTGGTCGTGGAGCCGGCCGAGCTGCGGGCCGACGTGGTGGACCGGCTGCGTGCCGTGGCCAAGGGCTGA
- the tatA gene encoding Sec-independent protein translocase subunit TatA, with translation MFRNALEPWHLVLLVLVIVLVFGSKKLPDMARSLGKSARILKSEAKAMKDDGGKQNATSAQPAEEPTPAQRTIQAAPGDVTSSRPVNEPTDSTQR, from the coding sequence ATGTTCCGCAACGCACTTGAGCCGTGGCACCTGGTGCTTCTGGTGCTGGTCATCGTCCTCGTGTTCGGTTCCAAGAAGCTCCCGGACATGGCCCGTTCCCTCGGCAAGTCCGCTCGCATCCTGAAGAGCGAGGCCAAGGCGATGAAGGACGACGGCGGCAAGCAGAACGCCACCTCGGCCCAGCCCGCCGAGGAGCCGACTCCCGCGCAGCGCACGATCCAGGCCGCGCCCGGCGATGTGACCAGCTCCCGCCCGGTCAACGAGCCGACCGACTCCACCCAGCGCTGA
- a CDS encoding ubiquitin-like protein Pup, whose amino-acid sequence MATKDTGGGQQKATRSTEEVEEQAQDAQSSEDLKERQEKLSDDVDSVLDEIDDVLEENAEDFVRSFVQKGGE is encoded by the coding sequence ATGGCAACCAAGGACACCGGCGGCGGCCAGCAGAAGGCCACACGGTCCACCGAAGAGGTCGAGGAGCAGGCGCAGGACGCCCAGTCCTCCGAGGACCTCAAGGAACGACAGGAGAAGCTGTCGGACGACGTGGACTCCGTCCTGGACGAAATCGATGATGTGCTCGAGGAGAATGCCGAGGACTTCGTGCGCTCCTTCGTTCAGAAGGGTGGAGAGTAG
- a CDS encoding LacI family DNA-binding transcriptional regulator: MARSSTRPTSRDVAHAAGVSQAAVSLVLGDKWRGRVSEATAERVREAARALDYRPNLAARNLRLGHTRTVLLVVPALTTEFFAGVYTGAARVAAQHGFGVVLYPSPEGIGPARDPFASAQAALDGVLASSMAADALTAIRGDRLPLVMLDSDPTASPGAATVNLDIADGIRQVADHLLGLGHRRILHLAADVPSWTFEARARALTTRLAGTPGTELSTARAPISIEDARTATETALTTPGPRPTAIVCDDDKLAAGAYKAARRLGLRIPDDLSVTGLDDLALATALDPELTTVHLDAERFGERGMHALLAVLEGHEPQGDDIPVHLVVRGSTAPPQAPRD, encoded by the coding sequence GTGGCACGCAGCAGCACGCGACCCACCAGCCGCGACGTGGCCCACGCGGCCGGCGTCTCCCAGGCCGCCGTCTCCCTCGTCCTCGGCGACAAATGGCGCGGCCGCGTCTCCGAGGCCACCGCCGAACGCGTCCGCGAGGCCGCCCGCGCCCTCGACTACCGGCCCAACCTCGCCGCCCGCAACCTCCGCCTCGGCCACACCCGCACCGTCCTCCTCGTCGTCCCCGCCCTCACCACCGAATTCTTCGCCGGCGTCTACACCGGCGCCGCCCGCGTCGCCGCCCAGCACGGCTTCGGCGTCGTCCTCTACCCCTCCCCCGAAGGCATCGGCCCGGCCCGCGACCCCTTCGCCTCCGCCCAGGCCGCCCTCGACGGCGTCCTCGCCTCCTCCATGGCCGCCGACGCCCTCACCGCCATCCGCGGCGACCGCCTCCCCCTCGTCATGCTCGACAGCGACCCCACCGCCAGCCCCGGCGCCGCCACCGTCAACCTCGACATCGCCGACGGCATCCGCCAGGTCGCCGACCACCTCCTCGGCCTCGGCCACCGCCGCATCCTCCACCTCGCCGCCGACGTACCCTCCTGGACCTTCGAAGCCCGCGCCCGCGCACTCACCACCCGCCTCGCCGGCACACCCGGCACCGAACTCAGCACCGCCCGCGCACCCATCTCCATCGAAGACGCCCGCACCGCCACCGAGACCGCCCTCACCACCCCAGGACCCCGCCCCACCGCCATCGTCTGCGACGACGACAAACTCGCCGCCGGCGCCTACAAGGCCGCCCGCCGCCTCGGCCTGCGCATCCCCGACGACCTCTCCGTCACCGGCCTCGACGACCTCGCCCTCGCCACCGCCCTCGACCCCGAACTCACCACCGTCCACCTCGACGCCGAACGCTTCGGCGAACGCGGCATGCACGCCCTCCTCGCCGTCCTGGAAGGCCACGAACCCCAGGGCGACGACATCCCCGTCCACCTCGTCGTACGCGGCTCCACCGCGCCCCCGCAGGCCCCCCGGGACTGA
- a CDS encoding endonuclease VII domain-containing protein: MGLESEDSVKRCPRCAQYRPRAAFARNKAMPDGLQCYCRECASKYHQARQLARGKNVRPRVEAPEEHKFCRSCGEIKPHSEWHRNASASDGLSTSCKACRAVKGRADHLKRQYGLTEAERDAMVASQRGLCVICLKAPAAHVDHCHKTGRVRGVLCFNCNSAIGKLGDDPDAVRRAAAYLEGNSWKPILVAPGVYQLPS, from the coding sequence ATGGGGTTGGAAAGCGAAGACAGCGTGAAACGTTGCCCGCGGTGCGCGCAGTACAGGCCGCGGGCCGCGTTCGCGCGGAACAAGGCGATGCCGGACGGGCTTCAGTGCTACTGCCGAGAATGTGCTTCCAAGTACCATCAGGCCCGCCAACTGGCCAGGGGGAAGAACGTCCGCCCGCGGGTGGAGGCGCCTGAAGAGCACAAGTTCTGCCGTAGCTGCGGAGAAATCAAGCCGCACAGTGAATGGCATCGCAACGCAAGCGCGTCCGACGGCCTCTCGACGAGCTGCAAGGCATGTCGGGCGGTGAAGGGGCGCGCGGACCACCTCAAGCGTCAGTACGGCCTCACCGAAGCCGAGCGGGATGCGATGGTGGCCTCCCAGCGGGGCTTGTGCGTGATCTGCCTGAAGGCTCCGGCCGCACATGTGGATCACTGTCACAAGACGGGTAGGGTCCGTGGCGTACTGTGCTTCAACTGCAATTCGGCCATCGGCAAGTTGGGAGACGATCCCGACGCCGTACGCCGGGCCGCCGCCTATCTGGAAGGAAACTCGTGGAAGCCAATACTCGTGGCACCGGGCGTCTACCAGCTGCCTTCCTGA
- a CDS encoding FKBP-type peptidyl-prolyl cis-trans isomerase, whose product MRRRSLLLATVPAGLVTLAGCGGKSGSSKAGASPSPSAPSAPPPKIVDGPLPAITAGTRFGEKPTVAKGTGAPSKNLAVRTAIPGTGRTVAENDFVQANYLGQIWDTGKVFDNSYDRHAPLVMQLAQGSLIDGWRYGLVGKKTGSRVEIAVPPTWGYGKAGNPQAGIKGTDTLVFVVDVIDSFNSKSSARGRAVAQNDPALPKVSTVTDGTVPVVKVPHTDAPDKLVSAYVLEGDGPELKADQTVLCQFQGLVWDGGKTFQRTYGSGRLSQFSLAQMQETVKGLAQGLVGKKVGSRVLVVVPPQLGYGDTPPSGSPVGKGATLVFTVDILAAM is encoded by the coding sequence GTGCGTCGACGTTCGCTTCTTCTCGCCACCGTTCCCGCTGGACTGGTCACGCTCGCCGGGTGTGGCGGCAAGTCCGGTTCGAGTAAGGCCGGTGCGTCTCCGTCGCCCTCGGCGCCGAGTGCGCCGCCGCCCAAGATCGTGGACGGGCCGCTGCCGGCGATCACGGCGGGGACGCGGTTCGGTGAGAAGCCGACCGTGGCGAAGGGCACGGGTGCGCCGTCGAAGAATCTGGCGGTGCGGACGGCGATCCCGGGTACGGGCCGTACGGTCGCGGAGAACGACTTCGTCCAGGCGAACTATCTGGGGCAGATCTGGGACACCGGCAAGGTGTTCGACAATTCGTACGACCGGCATGCGCCGCTGGTGATGCAGTTGGCGCAGGGCAGTCTGATCGACGGCTGGCGGTACGGTCTGGTCGGCAAGAAGACGGGCAGCCGGGTGGAGATCGCGGTGCCGCCGACCTGGGGGTACGGCAAGGCGGGCAATCCGCAGGCGGGGATCAAGGGGACGGACACGCTGGTGTTCGTCGTCGATGTGATCGATTCGTTCAACTCGAAGAGTTCGGCGCGCGGCCGGGCCGTTGCACAGAACGATCCGGCGCTGCCGAAGGTCTCCACGGTCACCGATGGCACGGTTCCGGTGGTGAAGGTGCCGCACACGGACGCGCCGGACAAGCTGGTGTCCGCGTACGTGCTGGAGGGCGACGGTCCGGAGCTGAAGGCGGATCAGACGGTGCTGTGCCAGTTCCAGGGGCTGGTGTGGGACGGCGGCAAGACGTTCCAGCGGACGTACGGTTCGGGGCGGTTGAGCCAGTTCTCGCTGGCGCAGATGCAGGAGACGGTCAAGGGGCTGGCGCAGGGGCTGGTCGGCAAGAAGGTGGGCAGCCGGGTGCTGGTGGTGGTGCCGCCTCAGCTGGGGTACGGCGACACCCCGCCGAGCGGCAGCCCGGTCGGCAAGGGGGCGACGCTGGTGTTCACGGTGGACATCCTGGCCGCGATGTAG